The following proteins are co-located in the Spea bombifrons isolate aSpeBom1 chromosome 3, aSpeBom1.2.pri, whole genome shotgun sequence genome:
- the FOSL2 gene encoding fos-related antigen 2 isoform X2, whose amino-acid sequence MPGSSSAFIPTINAITTSQDLQWMVQPTVITSMSNPYVRSHPYGHPVPNLSSVAGHAAMQRPGVIKTIGTTAGRRRRDEQLSPEEEEKRRVRRERNKLAAAKCRNRRRELTDKLQAETEKLEQEKSGLQKEIAELQKEKDKLEFMLVAHSPVCKIHPDDRTSSSQSARSMIPSRVVVKQEPVEEDIAASSSNSNKTQSRSVIKPINIGGGFFNEEPLNTPVVMSSTPPSTPNTANLVFTYPSVLDQDSSASPSESCSKAHRRSSSSGDQSSDSLNSPTLLAL is encoded by the exons ATGCCGGGATCGAGCAGTGCCTTCATTCCTACCATTAACGCCATAACCACCAGCCAGGACCTGCAATGGATGGTTCAGCCTACGGTGATAACCTCCATGTCCAACCCGTACGTCCGTTCGCATCCGTACGGCCACCCTGTGCCCAACCTGTCCTCCGTCGCCGGGCACGCGGCCATGCAGAGACCTGGCGTGATCAAGACCATCGGCACGACGGCGGGCAGGAGGAGGCGAGATGAGCAG CTGTCacctgaagaagaagaaaaacgaAGGGTGAGGAGGGAGAGGAATAAGCTGGCGGCGGCAAAGTGTCGCAACAGACGACGAGAGCTGACGGACAAACTGCAAGCA gaaaccGAGAAACTGGAACAGGAGAAGTCTGGACTGCAAAAAGagattgcagaactgcagaaggAAAAGGACAAGCTGGAGTTCATGTTGGTCGCCCACTCGCCCGTGTGCAAGATACACCCCGACGACAGGACCAGCTCTTCTCAAAGCGCGCGCAGCATGATCCCGAGCCGGGTTGTCGTGAAGCAAGAACCCGTCGAGGAAGACATCGCCGCCTCGTCTTCCAACAGCAACAAGACTCAGTCAAGGTCGGTGATTAAGCCCATCAACATCGGCGGGGGGTTCTTCAACGAAGAGCCGCTCAACACGCCGGTTGTGATGTCCTCAACGCCTCCGAGCACTCCTAACACCGCCAACCTCGTCTTCACCTACCCAAGTGTACTTGACCAGGATTCGTCCGCCTCCCCTTCGGAGTCTTGCTCTAAAGCCCACCGCCGGAGTAGCAGCAGCGGCGACCAGTCGTCCGACTCCTTGAACTCGCCCACCCTCTTGGCCTTGTAA